The following are encoded in a window of Bacteroidia bacterium genomic DNA:
- a CDS encoding SufE family protein, with the protein MTIQEKQDAIIAEFAPLHTWMEKYEHIIQKGKQLPTMDSTLKIDDNLIRGCQAKVWLFAHVNEGKIQLTADSDTLITKGLIALIIQVFHNESAREILKADLYVFDKIGLKEHLEPTRANGLLSMIKHIKLLALSAGR; encoded by the coding sequence ATGACTATACAAGAAAAACAAGATGCAATCATTGCTGAATTTGCGCCATTACATACTTGGATGGAGAAATATGAACATATTATTCAAAAAGGCAAACAACTGCCGACAATGGATTCCACTTTGAAAATAGATGATAATCTCATTAGAGGATGTCAGGCAAAAGTGTGGTTATTTGCTCATGTAAATGAAGGGAAAATCCAATTAACAGCAGATTCGGATACGTTGATAACAAAAGGCTTGATTGCACTCATTATTCAGGTATTTCATAATGAGTCTGCTAGAGAAATATTGAAAGCAGATTTGTATGTTTTTGATAAAATCGGATTAAAAGAACATTTGGAACCTACGCGTGCAAATGGCTTACTTAGCATGATAAAGCACATAAAATTATTGGCTTTAAGTGCCGGTAGATGA
- a CDS encoding DedA family protein, which translates to MLHKVLDFFLHLDTHLGAMIDHYGVWIYAILFLIIFVETGLVIMPFLPGDSLLFAAGLFAAQDNVLNIWILLILLLIAAILGDTVNYFIGKYAGNKVLGWKYRGKQLVNPKYMEKTHHFFEKHGAKTIVLARFVPIVRTFAPFVAGLGEMHYGKFVSYNVIGGAVWVILLTLAGYWFGNNDIIRNNFEKVILGIILVSILPIIIEFVKAKWKKKSA; encoded by the coding sequence ATGTTACACAAAGTATTAGACTTTTTCCTCCATTTAGACACACACTTAGGAGCAATGATTGATCATTATGGAGTATGGATTTACGCAATTTTATTTTTAATTATTTTTGTTGAAACCGGTTTAGTGATTATGCCTTTCCTACCAGGGGATTCTCTGCTCTTTGCTGCAGGATTATTTGCAGCACAAGACAATGTTCTTAACATTTGGATATTGTTGATTCTCCTTTTAATTGCCGCCATATTGGGAGATACAGTCAATTATTTTATTGGCAAGTATGCCGGCAATAAAGTGTTAGGTTGGAAATATAGAGGAAAACAACTTGTCAACCCTAAATACATGGAAAAGACCCATCATTTCTTTGAAAAACACGGTGCAAAGACCATTGTACTTGCGAGGTTCGTACCGATTGTAAGAACATTTGCACCTTTTGTCGCAGGATTGGGGGAAATGCACTACGGCAAATTCGTCTCTTATAATGTTATAGGCGGAGCTGTTTGGGTAATTCTGCTTACTTTAGCAGGATATTGGTTCGGCAATAATGACATTATTAGAAACAACTTTGAAAAGGTAATTTTAGGTATTATCTTAGTGTCTATCTTGCCTATCATTATTGAATTTGTGAAAGCAAAATGGAAAAAGAAATCGGCTTAA
- a CDS encoding shikimate dehydrogenase, with protein sequence MEKEIGLIGFPLAHSFSPKWFGEYFATNHITNFSYKLFPLPEINQLPLLIRNHPNLIGLNVTIPHKQSVINYLDKVPPHAAMIGAVNCMKIERTHQQIVTTGYNTDCIGFLQSLKPLLKNEHHKALIFGNGGAAQAVKYALTQLNIQYLVVSRSLSNETTSYTSLNREILHSHKLWIHTTPLGMSQYPDSCIDIDLSAITPQHLVYDLIYNPEETLLLRECKARGAQIKNGLEMLHLQALESAKIFGLENSH encoded by the coding sequence ATGGAAAAAGAAATCGGCTTAATCGGCTTTCCGCTTGCTCATTCATTTTCTCCAAAATGGTTTGGGGAGTATTTTGCCACAAATCACATCACCAATTTTTCATACAAACTCTTTCCTCTTCCGGAAATCAATCAGTTACCACTACTCATCCGCAATCACCCAAATTTAATAGGACTTAATGTAACTATTCCCCACAAACAATCTGTCATCAATTACCTCGACAAAGTACCTCCCCATGCAGCCATGATAGGCGCAGTTAATTGTATGAAGATAGAAAGAACACATCAACAGATTGTTACAACAGGGTATAATACTGATTGTATTGGCTTTCTTCAAAGTTTAAAACCTTTGCTGAAAAATGAACATCACAAGGCATTGATTTTTGGAAATGGCGGTGCCGCACAAGCGGTTAAGTATGCATTAACTCAACTCAACATCCAATATTTGGTTGTGAGCAGGAGTCTATCTAACGAAACCACAAGCTACACATCTCTAAACAGAGAAATATTACATTCTCACAAACTTTGGATTCATACTACACCCTTGGGCATGTCTCAATATCCAGATTCTTGTATAGATATTGACTTGTCAGCCATTACACCCCAACATCTTGTATATGATTTAATTTATAATCCCGAAGAAACTCTATTGTTGAGAGAGTGCAAAGCTCGTGGGGCACAGATAAAAAATGGGTTAGAGATGCTACATCTGCAAGCACTCGAATCTGCCAAAATTTTTGGCTTAGAGAACAGCCATTAA
- a CDS encoding SDR family oxidoreductase, whose protein sequence is MDLQGTIAVITGVSKGIGKHLSEQLLNKGVIVYGIGRNNSIHHPHFTFIRCDVRKQADVDAAFDTIFQDTHNKVDILVNNAGLGYFGLLEEMPVGQWHEMFETNINGIFYCVRRVLRTMKQRGEGHIINIASTAGLDGMAQTAGYCSSKFAVRGFSESLYKEVREYGVKVTCVYPGSVKTDFFRNSPVIKAHDNMLMPEELASFLVQALETSSNFHQVNLEVRPLMPKGRKMYE, encoded by the coding sequence ATGGATTTACAAGGTACAATTGCTGTCATTACGGGAGTTTCAAAAGGTATAGGCAAACATCTCTCAGAACAATTATTAAACAAAGGTGTGATAGTGTATGGTATTGGTCGAAACAACTCAATACACCACCCTCATTTTACTTTCATCCGATGTGATGTACGTAAGCAAGCAGATGTTGATGCAGCGTTTGATACCATCTTTCAAGATACTCATAACAAGGTTGATATTTTAGTAAACAATGCCGGTTTAGGTTATTTTGGTTTATTGGAAGAAATGCCTGTTGGGCAATGGCATGAAATGTTTGAAACCAATATTAACGGAATTTTTTATTGTGTAAGAAGGGTGTTGAGAACAATGAAACAAAGAGGAGAGGGGCATATCATTAATATTGCATCCACTGCGGGATTGGATGGTATGGCTCAAACTGCAGGATATTGCAGTTCTAAATTTGCAGTAAGGGGTTTTAGCGAGTCCTTGTATAAAGAAGTGCGTGAATATGGAGTGAAAGTAACTTGTGTTTATCCCGGCAGTGTCAAAACAGATTTCTTTAGAAATAGCCCTGTTATAAAAGCCCACGACAATATGCTGATGCCTGAAGAGCTGGCAAGTTTTTTAGTACAAGCATTAGAAACATCAAGTAATTTTCATCAAGTCAACTTAGAAGTTAGACCTTTAATGCCTAAGGGTCGCAAAATGTATGAATGA